The sequence ATCTACTTGGAATACAAGGCGCAAGCAAATGGCTTTTTCAACCTGTTTGCGACCTCTAGTCAAACTCATGCCAATGAATATACAGCTCTCTTTGTCAATAATGGTGTGGTCGGTTTGGAAAGTCGGATTGGTTCAGGAGGGCAAACTTCCATTAATCTCAATACGGGTAGCCAACGTGCCCTTAATGGTGAATGGAATGCTGTAGCCTTGACCTATCAAAAGAAGGCGGATAGTGATGCCGTGGATGTGAAAATCTATGTCAACGGTAAGGAGTCGCAAGCTGGCGTAACCACGCATGCTCTTTTCCGGGCAGCTAGTCAGTTGAATATGGCTCAGCTGGGTGAAGTCAAGAGGGCCAGTCGGTCTGTCTGGGCAGCGACTAGTCTAGATATTCGTAATTTTACGCACTACGACCGTGCTTTTACAGAAGAAGAAATTCAGCGACGCTCTGCCCTGTTCATCCGTCGAGAACATCCTTATGTTCTTAATGAAGAATCACGTCTATCTGAGAAAATCACTGTGTTTGAAGGTGGGCGAAATAATCAGAAAAACCCTGCCAATGGTGTGGCGAGTTTCCGGATACCAGCCTTGCTGAAGACTGATAAGGGAACCTTGATTGCAGCAACTGACCAACGTCATGACCACCATTTGGACTATGGTAACATTGCCCAAGTCGTGAAGCGCAGTCTAGATAATGGTCAAACCTGGAGTGAAACCATAACGATCGTTGACTTGAAGGACAATCCTCAGGCTCGAGATCGCAATTTTGGTGCTCCTATGACCATTGATACGGCCTTGATTCAGGACCCGACAACCAAGCGCATCTTTGCCTTGTATGATATGTTTCCTGAAGGTAAGGCGGTGATGGATCGCTCTAAGCTCACTGGTAGAAAAGCAGAGCACAGTTTGATTGATGGCAAATACTATCTCAATCTGTATAGTGCCACAGAAACTGCCCCTTATACTGTCCGAGAAAATGGAGTTGTTTACTCACCTGAAGGCCAAGCAACCAATTACCGTGTCAATGTCAATGACAAGAGTCCAGGCTATGCCAATCTAGGTGACTTATACGAAGGTGATAATCCGACTCCAATCGGTAATATCTACTACCAAACTGAAACTACAGTGCCATTTAAAGTGACTATGGACAACTATATTTGGATGTCTTATAGTGATGATGATGGCCTTACTTGGTCGACACCTGTTGACCTGACGGCAACGGTGAAGAAAGAATACATGATGTTCCTAGGAATTGGACCTGGTACAGGCATTGTACTGCATACAGGTCCGCACAAGGGGCGCTTAATCGTGCCTGCCTATGGCATCAACTATACAGCAACTCTTAATTCTCAGTCAGCCCTAGTCTTGTATTCGGATGACCATGGGGCAACCTGGAAATCTGGTCAAACCTTTAATGATAACCGTACTTTAGCGAATGGGACTGTTATCCATTCGGAAACCATGAACAACTGGGGAGAAATTGGCACAGAAGCCACCGTCGTGCAATTGTCTAATGGAGACATCAAGATGTTCATGAGGGGACAGGCGAAAAAGATTCGTGTGGCAACCAGTAAGGATGGCGGGGTGACCTGGCAGAGCGATTTAGAGGTCTTGGATGAAGTACCGGATCCCTATGTTCAACTTTCTGCCATTCGCATTGTGCGTGACAATAAAGAATATATCTTGTTGTCCAATGCTAATGGTCCTGGGACACAGCGGATGGATGGTCATATCCGTGTGGCAGAGGTCGGTGCGGACGGCAGTTTGACCTGGCTCAAACATCAAATTATCCAAGACGGAGAATTTGCCTACAACTCAATCCAAGACTTGGGTAACGATGAGTTTGGTCTTTTGTACGAGCACAAAACGGGCGATCAAAACTGGTATAGTCTCTACTATAAAACCTTCAACTGGAATTACTTGATGCAGAAAGATTATGGCTTGCCAGAAAGTCGTGTGACAGCAGTCGAACACTATCAGGATGGCTATGTCACTCTGGCCTTTAATAATACGGTCTTGGCGGTCAATCGTCCAAATCTCCTGCTCTCAAACGGCCATCATATGGAATTTGTGTCACAGTTGGAAGCTAACAAACTCCTCTATCGTTTGGATCCAGCGGATAAGTCAGAAGTTATTGTCGGACTGTCGAGCGGAGAACTGGTCAATGTGTCTAAACTCCCTGTCAACGTTCTTGCCTTCCTAGATACACATCCGAGGAAATTGATCCAAAAAGTGAATGGTAAAAAGGTCCGCATCACGGGCGAGGATGTCTTTGAGGAAGCACGAGGCAATGGTTTGGCCAATCTGATGGATGGGAACAAAGGAAGCTTGACCGAGTTGAAATGGCTGGTGGCTGGACAGCCGTCTGTTAGTTTGCCACAGACCATCACCCTAACCTTGCCGGAAGAAAAGCGCCTGCATTCAATGGTGATTACCAAACGAACCCCTGGTAATGGTACCATGACCAAATATCGGGTAAAAGCCTTCTTGGGAGAGCAGGTGCAATTTGACAGTGGTGAACAGTCGGTTGAATTTGCGACTGCTGAAATTGCTTTCCGCTTTAACCAAGGTGTTCAGGCTGACCGTGTAGAATTTATTCCCCTCGAAGCCCATACCAATGCGACTACCAAGGACAATCGGATGTGGACGGTGAGAGAGGTTCAGTTGTTTGAAATGGTGGATATTCCTGAGGAAAAACCGCAGGTAGCGATGCGCAGCGAGTTCCACGATTCGACAACTGGCGTATTGTTGCAGCTAGAAGAGGAAGTACCAGCGGACTACCATTTGTCGGTGCAAGAAATCAGTAGTAGCCATTCGAGCCTAACAGGCAAGGAACACAAGGTGTATTCTATTCAGCTTCTTTCTGCTTCCGATGAAGCCATCATTCTGACCGCGCCAGCCTTGTTGCTGTTGCCAAAAGCAGGAGACAAGCTACCATTGCAAGCCCTGCTTTTGCGAGAAAATAATGCAGTAACCGAACTAGATCTGACAGAATCACCAGTTACGATTGCTGGTCAGCAAACGGAGAGAATTTTAGTACTGACAGAGCAATTGGGCCAAGTAGCACTTGTCTACCCGCTTTCAAGACCAGAATCACGTCCTGAAGTAATCGGTGGAGTTGAACAACCAGCGGATCCGATAAGCTCTTCAGAGGTTTCTGAAGAAATCGTGACTGCCAAAGGAGCATCTGTGACCCATGAATTAGCGATGTTTGATGGTGGCATTAGCCTCAATGAGAAGCTACTTCATGAGTTACCGGCCTTTGATGGTGGCATTAGCCTTAATGAAAATCTGACTCATGCCTTGCCAGTATTTGATGGTGGTTTGGTACCAGCAGATCTTGTCAGCCATCACTTACCGATCCTTGATCCATCCCTACTACAAGTAGCAGGGGAAAAACAGGTTTCTCAACCAGCAGCAAGTAAACCAGTAGTTCAAGAAAAAGCCAAGACACTTCCAAATACAGGTGCGGACTTAGGCTTAGTATGGACGCTAGCAGGAATTGGTGTTTTGGGTAGCCTAGTAGAGCGCCGCAAACGATTAGGATAAAAAGAGAGAAATCTCTTGCAAAAAATCAAGAATGTGCTATAATAGTATCTTGTGAGAAACCCTCACTTACTCGTGGCTAGACCATGAGTCATTAGACCAAAAGGAGGAACATATCAATGGCTAAATACGAAATTCTTTACATTATTCGTCCAAACATTGAAGAAGAAGCTAAAAACGCTTTGGTAGCACGCTTTGACTCTATCTTGACAGACAACGGTGCAACAATCGTTGAATCAAAAGCATGGGAAAAACGTCGCCTTGCATACGAAATCAAAGATTTCCGCGAAGGTTTGTACCACATCGTTAACGTTGAAGCAAGCAACGACGAAGCTCTTAAAGAGTTTGACCGTTTGTCAAAAATCAACGGCGACATTCTTCGTCACATGATTGTCAAACTTGACGCGTAAGAAGGTACTTTATGATAAATAATGTAGTATTGGTCGGTCGCATGACCCGTGATGCAGAACTTCGTTACACTCCGTCAAACCAGGCTGTTGCGACTTTTACACTTGCGGTTAACCGTAATTTTAAAAATCAAAGCGGTGAGCGTGAAGCGGATTTTATCAACGTAGTCATTTGGCGCCAACAAGCTGAAAACTTAGCAAATTGGGCTAAAAAAGGTGCTCTGATTGGGGTTACAGGTCGAATTCAGACCCGTAGCTACGATAACCAACAAGGGCAACGTGTCTATGTGACTGAGGTGGTTGCAGAAAGTTTCCAACTCTTGGAAAGCCGTACTGCCCGTGAAGGACAAGGTGGAGCTTATCAATCAAACCCAGGCAACTCGTTTGCTGGTGGAAGTGATTTTGGTTCATCCTACCAAGCGCCTGCACAATCGACGCCAAACTTTGCGCGTGAAGAAAGTCCATTCGGTTCAAGTAATCCAATGGATATTTCAGATGATGACCTACCATTCTAGGTCGACGAATAAACTATAAAGGAGAATTAACACATGGCTCAACAACGTCGTGGCGGTTTCAAACGCCGTAAAAAAGTTGACTATATCGCAGCTAACAAAATTGAATATGTTGATTACAAAGATACTGAGCTTCTTAGCCGTTTCATCTCAGAACGTGGAAAAATCCTTCCACGTCGTGTAACTGGAACTTCAGCTAAAAACCAACGTAAAGTAACAACAGCTATCAAACGTGCTCGCGTTATGGCACTTCTACCATTCGTAAACGAAGATTAAAAAAACAACCCTGACGGGTTGTTTTTTCATGAGCTCGAAATTAAGAAAGCGAGTAATGGTCCAGTGGACCATTTTTTCTTGTGCTCTAGAAACGCGAAAAGCGCAAGAACAGTATGGACTGTTTTTTCATGGGCTAGAAATTAAGAAAGCGAATCAAGACCCTGACGAGACTTTTTAGCTTGGGCTCTAGAAACTGGAAAGGCGCAATCGCCCGTTGGTGGCGATTTTTTCTTGCACTCTAGAAATATGAGAAGTGCAACGGGAGAATGGACTGTTTTTTCATGAGCTCGGAAATTAGAAGGCGAATCAAGACCCTGACGAGTCTTTTTAGCTTGGGTTCTAGAAACGTGAAAATCGCAATGATTGAATGGACTATTTTTTCTTGTGTTCATGAACTGAGTGAAGGACGATTGCCCAAAGTGGCGATAATCTAGAAAGAGAAAA is a genomic window of Streptococcus sp. 29896 containing:
- the rpsF gene encoding 30S ribosomal protein S6 codes for the protein MAKYEILYIIRPNIEEEAKNALVARFDSILTDNGATIVESKAWEKRRLAYEIKDFREGLYHIVNVEASNDEALKEFDRLSKINGDILRHMIVKLDA
- a CDS encoding sialidase domain-containing protein; this translates as MPEKQRRTGRFSQLALYSSVVLAAFLVGQQTIHANEAAPETEEVQPTANHAVETANQPITSSADPNLTSAEVSEEASETDQIPSLDVNLEEVSSDETAREFEEAEVHKLENTSLNASNKRLELAPEVRDSIKESESGTIYLEYKAQANGFFNLFATSSQTHANEYTALFVNNGVVGLESRIGSGGQTSINLNTGSQRALNGEWNAVALTYQKKADSDAVDVKIYVNGKESQAGVTTHALFRAASQLNMAQLGEVKRASRSVWAATSLDIRNFTHYDRAFTEEEIQRRSALFIRREHPYVLNEESRLSEKITVFEGGRNNQKNPANGVASFRIPALLKTDKGTLIAATDQRHDHHLDYGNIAQVVKRSLDNGQTWSETITIVDLKDNPQARDRNFGAPMTIDTALIQDPTTKRIFALYDMFPEGKAVMDRSKLTGRKAEHSLIDGKYYLNLYSATETAPYTVRENGVVYSPEGQATNYRVNVNDKSPGYANLGDLYEGDNPTPIGNIYYQTETTVPFKVTMDNYIWMSYSDDDGLTWSTPVDLTATVKKEYMMFLGIGPGTGIVLHTGPHKGRLIVPAYGINYTATLNSQSALVLYSDDHGATWKSGQTFNDNRTLANGTVIHSETMNNWGEIGTEATVVQLSNGDIKMFMRGQAKKIRVATSKDGGVTWQSDLEVLDEVPDPYVQLSAIRIVRDNKEYILLSNANGPGTQRMDGHIRVAEVGADGSLTWLKHQIIQDGEFAYNSIQDLGNDEFGLLYEHKTGDQNWYSLYYKTFNWNYLMQKDYGLPESRVTAVEHYQDGYVTLAFNNTVLAVNRPNLLLSNGHHMEFVSQLEANKLLYRLDPADKSEVIVGLSSGELVNVSKLPVNVLAFLDTHPRKLIQKVNGKKVRITGEDVFEEARGNGLANLMDGNKGSLTELKWLVAGQPSVSLPQTITLTLPEEKRLHSMVITKRTPGNGTMTKYRVKAFLGEQVQFDSGEQSVEFATAEIAFRFNQGVQADRVEFIPLEAHTNATTKDNRMWTVREVQLFEMVDIPEEKPQVAMRSEFHDSTTGVLLQLEEEVPADYHLSVQEISSSHSSLTGKEHKVYSIQLLSASDEAIILTAPALLLLPKAGDKLPLQALLLRENNAVTELDLTESPVTIAGQQTERILVLTEQLGQVALVYPLSRPESRPEVIGGVEQPADPISSSEVSEEIVTAKGASVTHELAMFDGGISLNEKLLHELPAFDGGISLNENLTHALPVFDGGLVPADLVSHHLPILDPSLLQVAGEKQVSQPAASKPVVQEKAKTLPNTGADLGLVWTLAGIGVLGSLVERRKRLG
- the rpsR gene encoding 30S ribosomal protein S18 encodes the protein MAQQRRGGFKRRKKVDYIAANKIEYVDYKDTELLSRFISERGKILPRRVTGTSAKNQRKVTTAIKRARVMALLPFVNED
- a CDS encoding single-stranded DNA-binding protein, whose protein sequence is MINNVVLVGRMTRDAELRYTPSNQAVATFTLAVNRNFKNQSGEREADFINVVIWRQQAENLANWAKKGALIGVTGRIQTRSYDNQQGQRVYVTEVVAESFQLLESRTAREGQGGAYQSNPGNSFAGGSDFGSSYQAPAQSTPNFAREESPFGSSNPMDISDDDLPF